From Aquabacter sp. L1I39, the proteins below share one genomic window:
- a CDS encoding anhydro-N-acetylmuramic acid kinase, with amino-acid sequence MRALGLMSGTSMDGIDAALIDTDGEGVDWLGPSITLPYGADDRALLRAALEDARGLNSREGRPGALAAAERRITDLHAQAVHALLTPLRLSPSDLDVVGFHGQTVFHRPEAGLTVQIGEGERLARLLGTRVVADFRAADVAAGGQGAPLVPVFHQALVRNLALPGPVAVLNVGGVANVTWLDGAADPIACDTGPGNALIDDFVFARTGLPFDEGGRIAAAGRLDEAGLADLLSHPFFAAPPPKSLDRNDFRAFVADRAGLAGRSTPDGAVLLTALTAAAVAALVPLLPRPPEVWIVGGGGARNPVLLAQLEARLHRPVRPAEAAGWSADALEAHAFGYLAVRALRGLPLTFPTTTGVAAPLTGGLIFQAN; translated from the coding sequence ATGCGGGCTTTGGGGCTGATGAGCGGCACTTCCATGGACGGCATCGACGCCGCCCTCATCGACACGGACGGGGAAGGGGTGGACTGGCTGGGGCCGTCGATCACCTTGCCCTATGGGGCAGATGACCGGGCGCTGCTGCGCGCAGCCCTGGAGGATGCGCGGGGGTTGAACAGCCGGGAGGGGCGGCCGGGGGCGCTCGCGGCGGCGGAACGGCGGATCACAGACCTTCATGCGCAGGCGGTGCACGCGCTACTCACCCCGCTGCGCCTGTCCCCCTCCGACCTCGACGTGGTTGGCTTTCACGGCCAGACCGTCTTCCACCGCCCCGAGGCGGGCCTCACCGTGCAGATCGGGGAAGGGGAGCGGCTCGCGCGGCTCCTCGGCACACGGGTGGTGGCGGATTTTCGCGCGGCGGACGTGGCGGCCGGCGGGCAGGGGGCGCCTTTGGTGCCGGTCTTCCATCAGGCGCTCGTGCGCAACCTCGCCCTGCCCGGTCCGGTGGCGGTGCTCAATGTGGGCGGGGTGGCCAATGTCACCTGGCTTGATGGGGCGGCTGATCCCATCGCCTGCGATACCGGTCCCGGCAATGCGCTGATCGACGATTTCGTTTTCGCCCGCACCGGATTGCCGTTCGATGAGGGCGGCCGCATCGCCGCGGCCGGCCGGCTGGACGAGGCGGGGCTGGCCGATCTCCTCAGCCATCCCTTCTTCGCCGCGCCGCCACCCAAGTCCCTGGACCGGAACGACTTCCGCGCCTTCGTGGCGGATCGCGCGGGCCTTGCCGGCCGCAGCACGCCCGATGGCGCCGTGCTGCTGACGGCGCTGACCGCCGCGGCGGTGGCGGCGCTGGTCCCGCTTCTGCCGCGCCCGCCTGAGGTGTGGATCGTCGGTGGCGGCGGGGCGCGCAATCCCGTGCTGCTGGCGCAATTGGAGGCGCGGCTCCACCGCCCCGTGCGGCCGGCGGAGGCCGCCGGCTGGTCGGCGGATGCGCTGGAAGCCCATGCCTTCGGCTATCTGGCGGTGCGCGCGCTGCGCGGCCTGCCCTTGACCTTTCCCACCACGACGGGCGTCGCGGCACCCCTCACGGGCGGCTTGATTTTTCAAGCCAATTGA
- a CDS encoding PRC-barrel domain-containing protein has product MKTTLIAFATAAALIVPQAGAMAQNAVATETFTAARPTDVLSYNLIGLNVVNGQNESVGEIKDLILSQGELAGYILSVGGFLGIGERYVIVRPNAIKIAYSDKDAKWTAVMNTTRDALKAAPEFKYEGRWKR; this is encoded by the coding sequence ATGAAGACGACCCTGATCGCGTTCGCCACCGCTGCCGCTCTGATCGTGCCCCAGGCGGGCGCCATGGCGCAGAATGCGGTCGCCACCGAGACCTTCACCGCCGCCCGTCCCACCGACGTGCTCAGCTACAACCTCATCGGCCTCAATGTGGTGAACGGCCAGAACGAGAGCGTGGGCGAGATCAAGGATCTCATCCTCTCCCAGGGCGAGCTGGCCGGCTACATCCTCTCCGTGGGCGGCTTCCTCGGCATCGGCGAGCGCTATGTGATCGTGCGGCCCAACGCCATCAAGATCGCCTATTCGGACAAGGACGCCAAATGGACGGCGGTGATGAACACCACCCGCGACGCCCTCAAGGCCGCCCCCGAATTCAAGTATGAGGGCCGCTGGAAGCGCTGA
- a CDS encoding YhdP family protein, translated as MVHSAALGKAVCSAAGHDEGAEHDVGMNEESGRTVAGGRHLRRGHAQGLAGALVPRGRFARIVMWSLVWLVAVAGALALGIYGLIATGLLTPNMATPYVERAIEERLGGQYDVQIGGIAFETIKKGSTALVVRDIRVLGPKGELIASAPSAEVEMEGPILTLSPKVGRVDLIGAEMFVKIEASGSLAVSTGKGAKPITSTPITSTPITSTPITSTPAAPAPAAAPAPASAPGAPATPAAPAAGGADPLVLRVLAQWMEDLDNGVFDGGALREIGIRDATVEVENESNGRRITFENISISLNRPDGGGAVLTFSTEGPSGTASLVAGVGPVKDNERALTFELKNVETEDLVHAFTQDWKRFYMDMPLNASVSARIGRDGRVLAGEARVDLGAGQIGNGEDPQERFVLDYMKLGLKLDPVRRIITIDPLGAGKNANIVALTGEITVPAAAGMDWPYVLRQEKVLFAGPEMPDPPLVMDTVSVTGRYVPANKRLMFDAGTLAGPTGSLTFAGMVDFGIDVPTIKLTATGSRMPAATVRRFWPVSIAPPARTYVLENLSGGTVDGTKVTVNMPIDLIGQKEVPLPEDAVHLEMTGSGFTLMALKGLPPLRDMRLSVVVTGRSVRVDIPEGTVVTPQNRKLAVSDGVFFMPDYFPREPKAQVRVKFAGPADAGVEILGMDALKGPTGTAYDPATTRGKVSALVQINIFFRKVADPSDTDYSVEATLTDFGLDNVFAGQRVEGATVSAFATPAGILLRGDGKIAGAPMNFEYEKRKDVADADIKVNATLDDASRAKLGVNLPAITGPMLVRLVGTTNNKDTRANIELDLTNVRINDLVPGLTKPAGKPLKAKFASLDSGSSLKINDLTLEGSGTLIKGSLELSNAGEVNGANFPVFQISDGDKASLKADRAGDVLKVKITGEVIDARGIMKSLMSTPATAAAANSASAAARREQRQNRTGQDVDVEAKIGALTGNHGEVLRQMDLSLGRRGVELRSFQLSAKAGRDGTVAGEIRSMPNGKRAMLVTTSDAGAVLRFLDVYPKIDGGEMWVIFDPPRSDPSPQEGTLNLRDFVVRGEPGLAILSDAARDSSGKAEAGTAVFQKAQAKFTRTPGAIAVREAAIWGPVAGVTLDGSVDFIAERIGIRGTYVPAYGLNNLFSKLPVIGALLGGGPNEGLVGVTFEIVGPLSGPRLTVNPLSAVAPGFLRKMFEFRDQNDAPPVPPR; from the coding sequence ATGGTCCATTCTGCCGCCCTTGGAAAGGCGGTGTGCAGCGCAGCGGGGCACGATGAGGGCGCGGAGCACGATGTGGGGATGAACGAGGAGAGCGGTCGGACAGTTGCGGGCGGCCGCCACCTGCGACGGGGCCATGCGCAGGGTCTTGCCGGCGCGCTGGTGCCGCGCGGGCGGTTTGCGCGCATCGTGATGTGGTCGCTGGTGTGGCTGGTGGCCGTGGCCGGCGCACTCGCGCTTGGCATCTACGGCCTGATCGCCACCGGCCTGCTCACGCCCAACATGGCCACTCCTTATGTGGAACGCGCCATCGAGGAGCGCCTGGGCGGCCAGTATGACGTCCAGATCGGCGGCATCGCCTTCGAGACCATCAAGAAGGGCTCCACCGCCCTGGTGGTGCGCGACATCCGCGTGCTCGGGCCCAAGGGCGAACTGATCGCCTCCGCCCCTTCCGCCGAAGTGGAGATGGAAGGCCCGATCCTCACGCTCTCGCCCAAAGTGGGGCGCGTCGATCTCATCGGCGCTGAGATGTTCGTGAAGATCGAGGCCTCCGGCAGCCTGGCGGTCTCCACCGGCAAGGGCGCCAAGCCCATTACGTCCACCCCCATTACGTCCACCCCCATTACGTCCACCCCCATCACGTCTACGCCCGCTGCGCCCGCTCCGGCGGCTGCGCCCGCCCCAGCGTCCGCGCCCGGCGCGCCGGCAACTCCAGCCGCCCCCGCTGCCGGCGGCGCCGATCCCCTCGTCCTGCGGGTGCTCGCCCAGTGGATGGAGGATCTCGACAATGGCGTCTTCGACGGTGGCGCGCTGCGGGAGATCGGCATTCGCGATGCCACCGTGGAGGTGGAGAATGAATCCAACGGCCGCCGCATCACCTTCGAGAACATTTCCATCTCTCTGAACCGCCCCGATGGCGGCGGCGCGGTTCTGACCTTCAGCACCGAGGGGCCGAGCGGCACCGCCAGCCTTGTGGCGGGCGTCGGCCCGGTGAAGGATAATGAGCGGGCGCTGACCTTCGAGCTGAAGAATGTGGAGACGGAGGACCTGGTCCACGCCTTCACCCAGGACTGGAAGCGCTTCTACATGGACATGCCGCTCAATGCGTCCGTGTCCGCCCGCATCGGCCGGGACGGCCGGGTGTTGGCCGGGGAGGCCCGTGTGGACCTGGGCGCCGGCCAGATCGGCAATGGCGAGGACCCGCAGGAGCGCTTCGTCCTCGATTACATGAAGCTCGGCCTGAAGCTCGACCCCGTCCGGCGCATCATCACCATCGACCCGCTCGGGGCGGGCAAGAATGCCAATATCGTCGCGCTGACCGGCGAGATCACCGTGCCCGCCGCCGCCGGCATGGACTGGCCCTATGTGCTGCGCCAAGAGAAGGTGCTGTTCGCCGGCCCGGAAATGCCCGACCCGCCGCTGGTGATGGATACGGTCTCCGTCACCGGGCGCTATGTGCCCGCCAACAAGCGCCTGATGTTCGATGCCGGCACCCTTGCCGGCCCCACCGGCTCGCTGACCTTCGCGGGCATGGTGGATTTCGGCATCGACGTGCCCACCATCAAGCTGACCGCCACCGGCTCGCGCATGCCGGCCGCCACCGTGCGCCGCTTCTGGCCCGTGAGCATCGCCCCGCCCGCCCGCACCTATGTGCTGGAGAATCTCTCCGGCGGCACCGTGGACGGCACCAAGGTCACGGTGAACATGCCCATCGACCTGATCGGGCAGAAGGAAGTGCCGTTGCCCGAGGACGCGGTGCACCTGGAGATGACCGGCTCCGGCTTCACCCTGATGGCGCTGAAGGGCCTGCCGCCGCTGCGCGACATGCGCCTCTCCGTGGTGGTCACCGGGCGCTCCGTGCGCGTGGACATCCCCGAAGGCACCGTGGTGACGCCCCAGAACCGCAAGCTGGCGGTCTCCGATGGCGTCTTCTTCATGCCCGATTATTTCCCCCGCGAGCCCAAGGCGCAGGTCCGGGTGAAGTTCGCCGGCCCCGCCGATGCGGGGGTTGAGATCTTGGGCATGGACGCGCTGAAGGGCCCCACTGGCACCGCCTATGACCCCGCCACCACCCGGGGCAAGGTCTCGGCTCTGGTGCAGATCAACATCTTCTTCCGCAAGGTGGCCGACCCCTCGGACACCGACTATTCGGTGGAGGCGACGCTCACCGATTTCGGCCTCGACAATGTGTTTGCCGGCCAGCGGGTGGAAGGCGCCACCGTCTCGGCCTTCGCCACCCCGGCGGGCATCCTGTTGCGCGGCGACGGCAAGATCGCCGGCGCCCCCATGAACTTTGAATATGAGAAGCGCAAGGACGTGGCCGACGCCGACATCAAGGTGAACGCCACCCTGGATGACGCCTCGCGTGCCAAGCTGGGGGTGAACCTGCCCGCAATTACCGGGCCCATGCTGGTGCGCCTGGTGGGCACCACCAACAACAAGGACACCCGGGCCAATATCGAGCTCGACCTCACCAATGTCCGCATCAACGATCTGGTCCCCGGCCTCACCAAGCCGGCCGGCAAGCCGCTGAAAGCCAAATTCGCCTCGCTGGACAGCGGATCATCCCTCAAGATCAACGATCTGACGCTGGAAGGCTCGGGCACGCTGATCAAGGGCTCGCTGGAATTGTCCAACGCGGGCGAGGTGAACGGGGCCAACTTCCCGGTCTTCCAGATTTCCGACGGCGACAAGGCCAGCCTGAAGGCGGACCGGGCGGGCGACGTGTTGAAGGTGAAGATCACCGGCGAGGTGATCGATGCGCGCGGCATCATGAAGAGCCTCATGAGCACGCCGGCCACCGCCGCCGCCGCCAATTCGGCGAGCGCGGCGGCGCGGCGTGAGCAACGGCAGAACCGCACCGGCCAGGATGTGGACGTGGAGGCCAAGATCGGCGCCCTCACCGGCAATCATGGCGAGGTGCTGCGCCAGATGGACCTGTCGCTGGGCCGGCGGGGCGTGGAACTGCGCAGCTTCCAATTGAGCGCCAAGGCCGGGCGCGACGGCACGGTGGCCGGCGAAATTCGCAGCATGCCCAATGGCAAGCGCGCCATGCTGGTCACCACCTCGGATGCCGGCGCGGTGCTGCGCTTCCTCGACGTCTATCCCAAGATCGATGGCGGCGAGATGTGGGTGATCTTCGATCCTCCCCGCTCCGACCCCTCGCCCCAGGAAGGCACGCTCAATCTGCGCGACTTCGTGGTGCGCGGCGAGCCGGGCTTGGCCATCCTCTCCGACGCCGCCCGAGATTCCTCCGGCAAGGCGGAAGCCGGCACGGCGGTGTTCCAGAAGGCGCAGGCCAAGTTCACCCGCACCCCCGGCGCCATCGCCGTGCGCGAGGCGGCCATCTGGGGGCCGGTGGCGGGCGTGACGCTGGACGGCTCGGTGGACTTCATCGCCGAGCGCATCGGCATTCGCGGCACCTACGTGCCCGCTTATGGCCTCAACAATCTGTTCTCCAAGCTGCCCGTGATCGGCGCGCTCCTGGGCGGCGGGCCGAACGAGGGCCTGGTGGGCGTGACCTTCGAGATTGTGGGCCCCTTGAGCGGGCCGCGCCTCACCGTGAACCCGCTCTCCGCCGTGGCGCCGGGCTTCCTGCGCAAGATGTTCGAGTTCCGCGACCAGAACGACGCCCCGCCAGTGCCGCCGCGATAA
- a CDS encoding peroxiredoxin gives MTKIPAPGTPAPAFSLKRDGGGEVSLKDFAGRKLVLYFYPKANTSGCTKEAIAFNGLRQDFEAADTAILGVSADPVAAQDKFKAKYDLAFPLASDEQTEMLSDYGVWVEKSMYGRKYMGIERVTLLIDRDGTVAKVWPKVKVDGHAAEVLAAAQAL, from the coding sequence ATGACGAAAATTCCCGCACCCGGCACGCCCGCGCCCGCATTTTCCCTCAAGCGGGACGGCGGCGGCGAGGTGTCGCTCAAGGACTTCGCCGGCCGCAAGCTGGTGCTCTACTTCTATCCCAAGGCCAACACCTCGGGCTGCACAAAGGAAGCTATTGCATTCAACGGGTTGCGGCAGGACTTCGAGGCGGCCGACACGGCGATCCTTGGCGTCTCCGCCGATCCGGTGGCCGCCCAAGACAAGTTCAAGGCCAAATATGACCTCGCCTTCCCCTTGGCCTCGGACGAGCAGACTGAGATGCTCTCCGACTATGGGGTGTGGGTGGAAAAGAGCATGTATGGCCGCAAATATATGGGGATAGAGCGCGTCACCCTGCTCATCGACCGCGACGGAACGGTCGCCAAAGTGTGGCCGAAGGTGAAAGTGGACGGCCACGCCGCCGAAGTGCTCGCCGCCGCCCAGGCCCTGTGA
- the tyrS gene encoding tyrosine--tRNA ligase yields MTGFRSDFMRTLEERGYIHQCSDAERLDAKACEGPITAYIGFDATASSLHAGHLLSIMMLRTLQRTGHTPIALMGGGTTKIGDPSGKDEARKMLTDEQINSNIASIRRVFSRFLDFDAGAIMENNANWLDELKYIPLLREVGPHFTINRMLTFDSVKLRLEREQPLTFLEFNYMILQAYDFVELNKRHGCVLQMGGSDQWGNIVNGMELGRRMHGADLFALTTPLLTTSSGAKMGKTAGGAVWLDSDLLPAFEYWQYFRNTGDADVVRFLKLFTELPLDEIARLGALEGQEINVAKEILATEATALLHGREAAEEARATARATFEEGALAVNLPTIEVPAATLEAGLPVATAFVTAGLVASTSEARRQIKGGGLKVNDAGVADEKAVLTPRDLTPEGLLKLSLGKKRHVLLKPV; encoded by the coding sequence ATGACTGGTTTTCGTTCCGACTTCATGCGCACCCTCGAGGAGCGCGGCTATATCCACCAGTGCTCCGATGCCGAGCGCCTGGATGCCAAGGCGTGCGAAGGGCCCATCACCGCCTATATCGGCTTCGATGCCACCGCCTCCAGCCTCCATGCCGGGCATCTTCTGTCCATCATGATGCTGCGCACGCTCCAGCGCACCGGGCACACCCCCATCGCGCTCATGGGCGGCGGCACCACCAAGATCGGCGACCCGTCCGGCAAGGACGAGGCGCGCAAGATGCTCACGGACGAGCAGATCAATTCCAACATCGCCTCCATCCGCCGCGTCTTCTCCCGCTTCCTGGACTTCGATGCCGGGGCGATCATGGAGAACAATGCCAACTGGCTGGACGAGCTGAAATATATCCCGCTGCTGCGGGAGGTGGGGCCGCACTTCACCATCAACCGCATGCTGACCTTCGATTCGGTCAAGCTGCGGCTGGAGCGCGAGCAGCCGCTCACCTTCCTCGAATTCAACTATATGATCCTGCAGGCCTACGACTTCGTGGAGCTGAACAAGCGCCATGGCTGCGTGCTGCAGATGGGCGGCTCCGACCAGTGGGGCAACATCGTCAACGGCATGGAACTGGGCCGTCGCATGCACGGCGCCGACCTGTTCGCGCTGACGACGCCGCTTTTGACCACCTCCTCCGGCGCCAAGATGGGCAAGACGGCGGGCGGCGCCGTGTGGCTGGATAGCGACCTGCTGCCGGCGTTCGAATATTGGCAATATTTCCGCAATACCGGCGATGCGGACGTGGTGCGCTTCCTGAAGCTCTTCACCGAGCTGCCGCTGGACGAGATCGCCCGCCTCGGCGCCCTGGAAGGCCAGGAGATCAATGTGGCGAAGGAAATCCTCGCCACCGAGGCCACCGCTCTGCTGCACGGCCGGGAGGCCGCCGAGGAGGCCCGCGCCACCGCCCGCGCCACCTTCGAGGAAGGCGCCTTGGCGGTGAACCTGCCCACCATCGAAGTCCCCGCCGCAACGCTGGAGGCGGGCCTTCCCGTCGCCACCGCCTTCGTGACCGCAGGCCTCGTCGCCTCCACCTCCGAAGCCCGCCGGCAGATCAAGGGCGGCGGCCTGAAGGTGAATGATGCCGGGGTGGCCGACGAAAAGGCCGTCCTCACCCCGCGTGACCTCACCCCCGAGGGGCTGCTGAAGCTCTCGCTGGGCAAGAAGCGGCATGTGCTCTTGAAGCCCGTCTGA
- the prfB gene encoding peptide chain release factor 2 produces MRAELAAKVDEVNKSVELLRQHLNVDRSRRRLAELNAIAEDPKLWDDPERAQKIMQERTSLEDALTAIDRVTQDLADNIELIELGEMEGDEGVITEASAALDALKAELARRELDALLSGEADSNDTYLEVHAGAGGTDSQDWAEMLLRMYRRWCERHGFKVELVDESAGEQAGLKSATIIVKGHNAYGWLKTEAGVHRLVRISPFDSNARRQTSFASIDVYPVIDDRIVVDINESDVRVDTMRSGGAGGQHVNKTESAVRLTHIPTGIAVVSQGDRSQHKNRATAWNMLRAKLFEMELKKREEAAAAEQAARTDIGWGHQIRSYVLQPYQLVKDLRTGVTSGTPQEVLDGDLDPFMEAALAQRAYGGGPAQVEDVD; encoded by the coding sequence ATGCGTGCGGAACTCGCCGCGAAAGTCGACGAGGTCAATAAGTCCGTTGAGCTGCTGCGCCAGCACCTCAACGTGGACCGCTCGCGCCGGCGCCTCGCGGAGCTCAATGCCATCGCCGAGGATCCCAAGCTCTGGGACGATCCGGAGCGGGCGCAGAAGATCATGCAGGAGCGCACCTCGCTGGAGGACGCGCTCACCGCCATCGACCGGGTGACGCAGGATCTGGCCGACAATATCGAGCTGATCGAGCTTGGCGAGATGGAGGGCGACGAGGGCGTCATCACCGAGGCCTCCGCCGCGCTCGACGCCTTGAAGGCCGAACTCGCCCGCCGCGAGCTGGACGCGCTGCTCTCGGGCGAGGCTGATTCCAACGACACCTATCTGGAAGTCCATGCGGGTGCCGGCGGCACCGACAGCCAGGACTGGGCCGAAATGCTCCTGCGCATGTATCGGCGCTGGTGCGAGCGGCACGGCTTCAAGGTGGAACTGGTGGACGAGTCCGCCGGCGAGCAGGCGGGCCTGAAGTCGGCCACCATCATCGTCAAGGGCCACAATGCCTATGGCTGGCTGAAGACGGAGGCCGGCGTGCACCGCCTGGTGCGCATCTCGCCCTTCGATTCCAATGCCCGCCGCCAGACCTCGTTCGCCTCCATCGACGTCTATCCGGTCATCGACGACCGCATCGTGGTGGACATCAACGAAAGCGACGTGCGCGTGGACACCATGCGTTCGGGCGGCGCCGGCGGCCAGCACGTGAACAAGACCGAATCGGCCGTTCGCCTGACCCACATTCCCACCGGCATCGCGGTGGTCTCGCAGGGCGACCGCTCGCAGCACAAGAACCGGGCCACCGCCTGGAACATGCTGCGCGCCAAGCTGTTCGAGATGGAGCTGAAGAAGCGCGAGGAAGCCGCCGCCGCCGAGCAGGCCGCCCGCACCGATATCGGCTGGGGCCACCAGATCCGCTCCTATGTGCTCCAGCCCTACCAGCTGGTGAAGGACCTTCGCACGGGCGTGACCTCCGGCACCCCCCAGGAAGTGCTGGACGGCGACCTCGACCCGTTCATGGAAGCCGCCCTCGCCCAGCGCGCCTATGGCGGGGGCCCCGCCCAGGTTGAGGATGTGGACTGA
- a CDS encoding LVIVD repeat-containing protein has protein sequence MAGDHHPHGTHPDLDAPHPVPGVMEGGGTVPLRLPAGALTYLDRASYISNMEVVSYFPDIKLMIFGDEHSCLWARGKRRMLAYQGGFVDITDPRNASVIGESGLGVFQSCVFNTALKKWIRVVAHQMPLTPGTPQYPRGKYHPDYARKSMEDPGFRGIKTYDVTNPEQPVLLNAFETGATGHGVHAPFYDGGRYAYLACGWDDQMRMESTERVFSNGLMIMDMSDPSAVKEVSRWWVPGQRLEEEAHYRATYPFAGDQCSWTCNRTPCIVPRRVEDGGRIGYGGWGHFGFYVHDLSDITRPKVLGKVTHPLEAIGGIPYHHVVPVEADPQTHPHLQNLVIGIPESLEADCREPFHTSYVIDVKDPANPRIIGLFPRPMPHPDAPYKDFAMARGRFSSRVMQHWIAPGRARPEIVALSYLNAGLRLFDISDPTAPQEVAYFVPPRDGEIEDYMSWRRGTSEAVFIEWDRNLIWLSTHAGLYCLSAPLLGPPVLEPRAVERWSVPRVNLGWNG, from the coding sequence ATGGCTGGAGATCATCACCCCCACGGCACCCATCCCGATCTCGACGCGCCTCACCCCGTCCCGGGCGTGATGGAAGGCGGCGGCACGGTGCCCTTGCGCCTGCCGGCGGGCGCGCTGACCTATCTGGACCGCGCCTCCTACATCTCCAACATGGAGGTGGTCTCCTATTTCCCCGACATCAAGCTGATGATCTTCGGGGACGAGCATTCCTGCCTGTGGGCGCGAGGCAAAAGGCGGATGCTCGCCTATCAGGGCGGCTTCGTGGACATCACGGACCCGCGCAACGCCAGCGTCATCGGCGAGAGCGGGCTCGGCGTGTTCCAGAGCTGCGTCTTCAATACCGCGCTGAAGAAATGGATCCGCGTGGTCGCCCACCAGATGCCGCTCACCCCCGGCACGCCCCAATATCCGCGCGGCAAGTACCACCCCGATTATGCCCGCAAGTCCATGGAGGATCCGGGCTTCCGGGGCATCAAGACCTATGACGTGACGAACCCGGAGCAGCCGGTCCTGCTCAACGCCTTCGAGACCGGCGCCACCGGCCACGGCGTCCATGCGCCCTTCTATGATGGCGGGCGCTACGCGTATCTGGCCTGCGGCTGGGACGACCAGATGCGCATGGAGAGCACCGAGCGTGTCTTCTCCAACGGCCTGATGATCATGGACATGTCCGATCCCTCAGCGGTGAAGGAAGTCTCGCGCTGGTGGGTGCCGGGCCAGCGGCTGGAGGAGGAGGCGCACTATCGCGCCACCTATCCGTTTGCCGGCGACCAATGCTCCTGGACCTGCAACCGCACCCCCTGCATCGTGCCCCGGCGCGTGGAGGACGGGGGCCGCATCGGCTATGGCGGCTGGGGCCATTTCGGCTTCTATGTCCATGACCTTTCCGACATCACCCGGCCCAAGGTGCTGGGCAAGGTGACCCATCCGCTGGAGGCCATTGGCGGCATTCCCTACCACCATGTGGTGCCGGTGGAGGCGGACCCGCAGACCCATCCCCATCTCCAGAACCTCGTCATCGGCATCCCCGAGAGCCTGGAGGCCGATTGCCGCGAGCCCTTCCATACGAGCTATGTGATCGATGTGAAGGACCCGGCGAACCCGCGCATCATCGGCCTCTTCCCGCGCCCCATGCCCCATCCGGACGCGCCCTATAAGGACTTCGCCATGGCGCGCGGGCGCTTCTCCTCGCGGGTGATGCAGCACTGGATCGCGCCGGGCAGGGCGCGGCCGGAGATCGTGGCCCTCTCCTACCTGAATGCCGGCCTGCGCCTGTTCGATATATCCGACCCCACCGCCCCGCAGGAGGTGGCCTATTTCGTGCCGCCGCGGGACGGGGAGATCGAGGATTATATGAGCTGGCGGCGGGGCACGTCGGAGGCGGTGTTCATCGAGTGGGACCGCAACCTCATCTGGCTGTCCACCCATGCGGGGCTTTATTGCCTCTCCGCGCCCCTCCTCGGCCCCCCGGTGCTGGAGCCGCGCGCCGTGGAGCGCTGGTCGGTGCCCCGCGTCAATCTGGGCTGGAACGGCTGA